In the Oryza glaberrima chromosome 6, OglaRS2, whole genome shotgun sequence genome, one interval contains:
- the LOC127777148 gene encoding uncharacterized protein LOC127777148 isoform X1, with translation MDPPPPFDHPLHRRHYSDHHHFPPGGSGGSGGAASAAARSRYEYGGGGGYESHSHHQYHLPDHHHHHHHPPPRVQHHHHHHHQQLPAPTPPPPPPPPLPQHRLEPPPPHYGFPPRGHPDAYSPPPYHDPSPHHHYHCHGGDDFLPADEIRRVGGGHHHHHHHPQLQQLLPWEEAEEERRRYGGATQQLRLSPSGPRKRQRCAVHDADVESTSSSGPPPRRQRQQPHPDYALDDSFVDRNNAHPGYMVHEGFSIHSDSKVSRKIQMPTQMALPGSPHGTSAGYARRAPQKVAPSRVSVWHRIEENPAMYEPSSPPPHMPKEVHVLPCKSNNVAPASKELASVISVDCRGKSADGNDGDSNTGTKKNPVKKNEKVLASVLVKPPMEPKEKEVAAKKMLKKPDKVQKNAVHSNIRSLVSTPCPGAGAKKVKKIVIKKIVRKINGKGNQNSTPVVSEKRDGIDANACEKEEGEITTSSFEKDVISAHDPIAVSDTAGFGNAVNDQKQKNTNFTNPSGRNAASANGSMEIPDPPNGSGSAHPGKEEVLSPKNPVDNSNASLVVEPIEVLEKSGTEHPRKEHDMSSIGSGVNDAFADANNHTQKEVGEMNVAVAINSVRVSDAREVPRCDDSSMEESKVPKDVDANNAVCMDGVASNCDTTEVCGIEDARRECGKKLIGINDEKAFLLNNSARSSSTSDTCMTAVEGAQKKEGIILTGSSEKSIGFLGDSVGTHRTTEFGASKDAPNEGDDMPSHPSEKDFMSLNSCGGLNYTEVSEKEDIQEKEDRVPMESIVACTSSGNEDIQVNEGRKPMELSEANAFSGSGDSQGKECRIPMGSSETNTSSVNHVNASNEKDFSLSEDTQKKESHRPIESCENTTFEIMHHEEAPSTEEVITGVSLGRKVVEGPTRSNERCSGARGNSATTLKFGLACATEDNQMEDLLNNRTALNETDDPLDAEDSPVFVPPSSRNVESTYASPLYDPMEDSTSDGILNIGLGRNTTSKAAELLDLHRDHISSENDSLIHSRGTSSVSGNREQSVPTALTLGSNIYFSSAETDDWPEERHELVVEGQQGLTVETTSKLDSPGKIEVLNGAGFISTGIQNWLSLPPSINSMEMSGQFLNNGFTVSKGRLGLDQSMDDATSVSQDHDIAQDMDQRGSEDAFFSQDHSIRLCGSDLPHSHLLAPKESSMNGEDQSGIVLTGLHPSSSVNVLGHYGYQTDDIPVDKLNKLPSALKSSDAMDADQVSSQVCVNPDHTNDSNTENAGVESNAKQDLLSSWIEAIVSEAKKEHPPCKSTPLTVGLPDKLLEPKDSDRKTLLETVVPSAVKSPQINFASSTLQKVAPKQVTLPSSSREPTRANQNARHRTWHRGNIASSSSSLHASQPLGLPPKLPPKKNDKAQNSYIRKGNALIRNPSNGNHPHSSTGHDTQNNLNKPVVRRSMNFVRKADTKDLANSNISVERPKTPPLPLHTKSSCPTTLLEPLSQTLQKQHGHEAEKEDLTGQPKSGVDNSSIKSAQKSEPSDPSKVVYVRPKSNQLVAAQRQHPIDLVNSPTDKILSLQAPIASDLYLKKRKNQIVLSSCSPSDGLSTKETLPAENSNSEEKKDLMIACSISGIPGVKDRPQKALQTTNNVGRFSHVWTLNGQQPQRKGFMGSSHMNAFPRILPWKRKIFCKNFRSSHMSNVSSIRIVRKLLQTRKRDMIYTVSTDGFSLRKSGVLSVGGSSLKWSRSLEKRSQKVNKEATLALAEVERRKREKRKRQSLHDKGGNDHQFESVTGNQLRNSCQSSSDLRKPSTCNEYVRVSKGNQLVRNPKNVIRMLASDKVRWSLHTVRSRLAKKQQYCQFFTRFGECKKPRGKCPYIHDRAKVTICTKFLKGLCSNTSCKLTHKVLPERMPDCSYFLRGLCTNIACPYRHVKVNLNAPVCEDFLKGYCAYGDECHKKHSYVCPVFEATGECPQGSRCKLHHPKSKVKSKSRRPDFLQNSSWGRYFDASIDHQDETRKVSLDEDEREKPQRVFSDGDLGFISLDDDADEDVTALDASDDIPLMELDSGDLSAQTDNLDALIKPLRIMRTARV, from the exons ATGGATCCGCCTCCCCCGTTCGACCacccgctccaccgccgccactacTCCGACCACCACCACTTCCCCCCCGGCGgaagcggaggcagcggcggcgctgcttCTGCGGCTGCGCGCTCCAGGTAcgagtacggcggcggcggcggctacgagTCCCACTCTCACCACCAGTACCACCTccccgaccaccaccaccaccaccaccaccccccacCGCGCGTCcagcaccatcaccaccaccaccaccagcagctgcccgcgccaacgccgcccccgccgccgccgcctcccctgccGCAGCACCGCCTCgagccccctcctcctcactaCGGCTTCCCTCCCCGCGGCCATCCCGACGcctactcgccgccgccgtaccaCGACCCGTCCCCGCACCACCACTACCATTGCCACGGGGGCGACGACTTCCTCCCCGCCGACGAGATCCGCCGCGTCGGTGgtggtcaccaccaccaccaccaccatccgcAGCTGCAACAGCTTCTCCCGTGGGAGGAGGCTGAGGAAGAGAGGCGCCGCTACGGCGGCGCCACCCAGCAGCTCCGACTATCGCCGTCTGGTCCTCGGAAAAGGCAGCGCTGCGCTGTGCACGACGCCGACGTTGAGAGCACCTCCAGTTCTggcccgcctccccgccgccagaGGCAGCAACCCCACCCGGACTATGCTCTGGATGATAGTTTTGTAGATAGGAACAATGCCCATCCTGGTTACATGGTCCATGAGGGCTTCTCAATCCACAGTGATAGCAAGGTTAGCAGGAAGATCCAGATGCCTACGCAGATGGCACTGCCTGGCTCTCCCCATGGCACGAGTGCTGGGTATGCGAGGCGAGCCCCACAGAAGGTTGCCCCTTCTAGAGTGTCTGTGTGGCACCGAATCGAGGAGAACCCTGCAATGTATGAACcgtcttctccgccgccgcatatGCCTAAGGAGGTGCACGTCTTGCCGTGCAAGTCAAACAATGTTGCTCCTGCTTCGAAGGAGTTGGCCAGTGTGATTTCTGTGGATTGTAGAGGGAAGAGTGCTGATGGTAATGATGGTGATAGTAATACAGGAACAAAGAAGAATCCTGTCAAGAAGAATGAAAAGGTGTTGGCTTCAGTGCTTGTGAAGCCTCCAATGGAGCCCAAGGAAAAGGAAGTGGCTGCTAAGAAGATGCTCAAGAAACCTGATAAGGTTCAGAAGAATGCAGTGCATTCCAATATTAGAAGTTTGGTCTCAACTCCCTGCCCTGGTGCTGGTGCGAAGAAAGTGAAGAAGATAGTTATAAAAAAGATTGTTAGGAAGATCAATGGGAAAGGTAATCAAAACAGTACCCCGGTTGTCTCAGAAAAGAGAGATGGTATTGATGCTAATGCTTGTGAGAAAGAAGAGGGTGAGATCACTACATCATCTTTTGAGAAGGATGTTATTTCTGCACATGATCCGATCGCCGTTAGTGACACAGCTGGTTTTGGTAATGCTGTAAATGATCAGAAGCAAAAAAACACCAACTTCACAAATCCAAGTGGAAGGAATGCTGCTTCAGCCAATGGATCTATGGAAATTCCCGATCCACCAAATGGTAGTGGGAGTGCACATCCTGGAAAGGAAGAGGTTCTAAGCCCAAAGAATCCAGTTGATAATAGCAATGCTTCTTTAGTCGTTGAACCTATAGAAGTGCTTGAGAAAAGTGGGACTGAGCATCCTAGGAAGGAGCATGATATGAGCTCTATTGGTTCAGGTGTAAATGATGCTTTTGCAGATGCGAACAATCATACTCAGAAGGAGGTTGGTGAAATGAATGTCGCAGTTGCAATCAATTCTGTGAGAGTTTCTGATGCACGGGAAGTTCCTAGGTGTGATGATTCCAGCATGGAAGAGAGCAAAGTACCTAAGGATGTGGATGCAAACAATGCTGTTTGCATGGATGGAGTTGCTTCTAATTGTGATACAACAGAAGTCTGTGGAATTGAAGATGCAAGGAGGGAATGTGGAAAAAAATTGATTGGCATAAATGACGAGAAAGCTTTCCTTTTAAACAATTCTGCCAGAAGTTCTAGTACATCTGATACTTGCATGACTGCTGTAGAGGGTGCTCAGAAAAAAGAGGGTATAATTCTCACTGGTTCAAGTGAAAAGAGCATCGGCTTTTTAGGTGATTCTGTGGGAACTCATAGGACAACAGAATTTGGTGCCAGTAAGGATGCCCCCAACGAAGGAGATGACATGCCAAGCCATCCTAGTGAAAAGGATTTTATGTCATTGAACTCTTGTGGAGGTCTTAATTACACAGAAGTTAGTGAAAAGGAGGATATCCAGGAGAAAGAGGACAGAGTACCCATGGAATCAATTGTAGCTTGTACTTCTAGTGGAAATGAGGACATACAAGTGAATGAGGGCAGAAAACCCATGGAGTTAAGTGAAGCTAATGCTTTTAGTGGAAGCGGGGATAGCCAAGGTAAAGAGTGTAGAATACCCATGGGTTCAAGTGAAACAAATACATCTTCCGTGAATCATGTGAATGCTTCTAATGAAAAGGATTTCAGCTTGAGTGAGGACACccagaagaaagagagccaCAGGCCCATAGAATCATGTGAAAATACTACTTTTGAAATTATGCACCATGAAGAAGCTCCTAGTACAGAAGAGGTTATTACAGGTGTGTCACTTGGGAGAAAGGTGGTCGAAGGCCCAACGAGGTCAAATGAAAGATGTTCAGGTGCTAGAGGTAATTCTGCAACTACTTTAAAGTTTGGTTTAGCTTGTGCAACTGAGGATAATCAGATGGAAGATTTACTCAACAATAGAACTGCTTTAAATGAAACAGATGATCCTCTTGATGCTGAGGATTCCCCTGTGTTTGTTCCTCCATCTTCCAGAAATGTAGAAAGTACATATGCATCGCCATTATATGATCCTATGGAGGATTCTACCAGTGATGGTATTTTGAATATTGGTTTGGGAAGGAACACTACATCTAAGGCAGCAGAACTTTTGGATCTTCATAGAGACCATATTTCTTCTGAGAATGATTCTTTGATACATTCCCGGGGCACTTCATCTGTATCTGGTAACCGTGAGCAGTCTGTCCCTACAGCTTTGACACTTGGTAGCAATATCTATTTTAGTAGTGCGGAAACTGATGATTGGCCTGAGGAAAGACATGAGCTAGTAGTGGAAGGTCAGCAAGGATTAACTGTTGAGACAACAAGCAAACTTGATAGCCCTGGCAAAATAGAAGTCCTGAATGGTGCGGGCTTCATCAGTACAGGTATTCAAAATTGGCTGAGTTTACCTCCATCAATCAACAGCATGGAGATGTCTGGGCAATTTCTGAATAATGGTTTTACTGTTAGTAAGGGTAGGCTAGGTTTAGACCAGAGTATGGATGATGCTACTTCAGTGAGTCAGGATCATGATATTGCACAAGATATGGACCAGCGTGGAAGTGAGGATGCTTTCTTTAGTCAGGATCACAGCATTAGGTTATGTGGTAGCGATTTGCCTCATTCACATTTGTTGGCACCCAAAGAGAGCAGCATGAATGGTGAGGATCAGAGTGGCATTGTTCTCACAGGTTTGCACCCTAGTAGTTCAGTAAATGTTTTAGGTCACTATGGTTACCAAACAGATGATATTCCTGTGGATAAACTGAATAAGCTTCCCTCAGCTTTAAAATCTTCTGATGCTATGGATGCAGATCAAGTTTCTTCTCAGGTATGCGTTAATCCAGATCACACCAATGACAGTAATACTGAGAATGCTGGGGTTGAGTCAAATGCAAAGCAGGATCTGTTGTCTTCTTGGATTGAAGCCATTGTATCAGAGGCTAAAAAGGAACACCCACCATGCAAGTCCACTCCGCTCACTGTTGGTTTGCCAGATAAGTTATTAGAACCAAAGGACAGCGACAGGAAAACATTACTGGAAACAGTGGTGCCTTCTGCAGTAAAATCTCCTCAGATAAATTTTGCAAGCTCAACACTCCAAAAGGTAGCTCCTAAACAAGTAACATTGCCTAGTTCATCCCGAGAACCCACTCGAGCAAATCAAAATGCAAGGCACAGGACATGGCATCGTGGCAACATAGCATCTTCTAGTTCATCTTTGCATGCTTCACAGCCTTTAGGATTACCCCCAAAATTACCACCCAAGAAGAATGACAAAGCTCAAAACTCTTATATACGGAAAGGTAATGCTCTTATTAGAAATCCATCAAATGGTAATCATCCTCATTCTTCTACAGGTCACGATACTCAAAATAACTTGAATAAACCTGTGGTAAGGAGAAGCATGAACTTTGTAAGGAAAGCTGATACGAAAGACTTAGCAAATTCTAACATCTCAGTTGAAAGACCCAAGACCCCTCCTTTACCACTTCACACAAAATCCAGCTGCCCTACAACCCTTTTGGAGCCATTGTCTCAAACTTTGCAGAAACAGCATGGTCATGAAGCTGAAAAGGAGGATCTCACTGGGCAGCCAAAGTCAGGCGTTGATAACTCAAGCATCAAAAGTGCACAAAAATCTGAACCCTCGGATCCTAGTAAAGTGGTTTATGTTAGGCCCAAATCAAACCAACTGGTTGCTGCACAGAGGCAACACCCTATTGATTTAGTCAACAGTCCCACAGATAAGATTCTGTCTCTGCAGGCACCCATAGCATCTGATCTCTatttaaagaaaaggaaaaatcaaaTTGTTTTGAGTTCCTGCTCCCCTTCTGATGGTCTGAGTACCAAAGAAACGTTACCTGCTGAGAATTCAAAttcagaagagaagaaagatctAATGATTGCATGCTCTATCAGTGGTATCCCTGGGGTAAAGGACAGACCACAAAAAG CTCTTCAGACAACAAATAATGTGGGGCGTTTCTCTCATGTGTGGACACTCAATGGGCAACAGCCACAGAGGAAAGGTTTTATGGGCAGTAGTCATATGAATGCCTTCCCACGTATACTTccatggaaaagaaaaatattctgCAAGAATTTTAGAAGCAGTCACATGTCGAATGTGAGCTCCATACGAATTGTCAG AAAATTGCTGCAAACAAGGAAGAGAGAtatgatttatactgtctcaacTGATGGGTTCTCTCTACGGAAATCTGGTGTGTTAAGTGTTGGTGGATCAAGTTTGAAATGGTCAAGATCCCTTGAGAAGCGTTCTCAAAAGGTCAACAAG GAAGCTACATTGGCACTCGCTGAAGTTGAAAGAAGGAAAAGGGAGAAACGGAAGCGGCAGTCTCTCCATGATAAGGGAGGTAATG ATCATCAATTTGAATCTGTCACTGGCAATCAATTAAGAAACAGCTGCCAATCGTCTTCCGATTTGAGAAAGCCATCGACTTGCAATGA ATATGTGCGCGTTAGCAAAGGTAACCAACTGGTTAGAAATCCGAAGAATGTAATCCGCATGCTAGCAAGTGACAAAGTTCGATGGAGTTTGCACACTGTGAGATCACGCCTAGCAAAGAAACAACAGTACTGCCAATTCTTCACTCGGTTTGGCGAGTGCAAAAAACCCAGGGGCAAATGCCCTTATATTCATGACCGAGCTAAAGTGACTATATGTACTAAATTTCTTAAAGGATTGTGTTCTAATACTAGTTGCAAACTGACTCACAAG GTCCTTCCAGAAAGAATGCCAGATTGTTCTTATTTTCTGAGAG GACTCTGTACCAACATAGCCTGCCCCTATAGGCATGTGAAAGTGAACTTGAATGCTCCTGTTTGTGAAGACTTCTTAAAAGGATATTGTGCATATGGTGACGAG TGTCATAAAAAGCACAGCTATGTATGTCCTGTCTTCGAGGCAACTGGAGAGTGCCCACAAGGATCTAGATGCAAACTTCATCACCCGAAGAGCAAAGTCAAATCCAAGAGCAGAAGACCAGATTTCTTGCAAAACAGTAGTTGGGGCCGGTATTTTGATGCCAGCATTGACCATCAAGATGAGACAAGGAAAGTTTCTTTAGACGAAGACGAGAGAGAGAAACCTCAACGTGTTTTCTCTGATGGGGATTTGGGCTTTATCAGCTTGGATGATGATGCGGATGAAGATGTTACAGCTTTAGATGCGTCAGATGATATACCGCTGATGGAATTGGACTCGGGGGATTTAAGTGCGCAGACTGATAATCTTGATGCACTAATCAAGCCACTTCGGATCATGA